In Rhodococcus sp. OK302, one genomic interval encodes:
- the entS gene encoding enterobactin transporter EntS, which yields MTRLGGLVIDVSPLRTSRPFRYAFSARLISLLGIGLLVVAVPAQTYQLTRSTLQVAGVSTAMAIAMFFGSLFGGVLADRYDRRRTIQLARSAAGLGFIILGCNALLPHPSMWVIYVAAAIDGLAGGVSSSALMALMPTLLLRNKMAAAGALVALTTDIGTMVAPAVAGVIIAAGGIPITYFVAAAATAGTVTLFQAVGPAPAPGTDHESPIRALVTGVKFAGSHSVIRGILISGLLVMFVSGPMVLLPAFVDQVLGGGPTMLGLLYAAPAVGAVIGSLTSGWTGRVQRNGAAMLISVAFMPLGLVVLGASGAVVLAFLGLAGFGLGRALNDILRFAVLQQNTPDELRGRVSSLWMVQAVTGTAIGSMAAGFLGQWLEPGTALLALGIAGSALGLVLLGTLGSVRRATSEVVEMDLRESPVPVGTTQQDKEGSS from the coding sequence ATGACCCGACTCGGTGGGCTGGTGATCGATGTTTCACCATTGCGGACCAGCCGTCCCTTCCGGTACGCCTTTTCCGCGCGATTGATCTCGCTGCTCGGGATCGGGCTGCTCGTCGTAGCCGTTCCTGCGCAGACGTACCAGCTCACCAGGTCAACCTTGCAGGTTGCCGGAGTTTCCACCGCGATGGCTATCGCGATGTTCTTCGGCAGCCTGTTCGGCGGTGTGCTCGCCGATCGATACGATCGCCGACGCACCATCCAATTGGCCCGCAGTGCTGCGGGTCTCGGATTCATCATTCTCGGATGCAACGCACTACTGCCACATCCGTCGATGTGGGTCATCTATGTCGCAGCGGCGATCGATGGATTGGCCGGCGGTGTCAGTAGTTCGGCCTTGATGGCCTTGATGCCGACGTTGTTGCTACGCAACAAGATGGCGGCAGCCGGCGCGCTCGTGGCGCTGACCACCGATATCGGGACGATGGTCGCGCCGGCTGTTGCCGGCGTGATCATCGCGGCTGGCGGAATTCCCATTACGTACTTTGTAGCCGCAGCGGCCACTGCCGGAACTGTCACATTGTTCCAGGCAGTCGGCCCGGCTCCGGCTCCGGGAACTGATCACGAGAGCCCCATTCGGGCTCTCGTGACCGGGGTGAAGTTTGCGGGTAGCCATTCCGTCATTCGTGGGATCCTGATCAGCGGGCTCCTGGTCATGTTTGTCAGTGGGCCGATGGTGCTACTTCCAGCTTTTGTCGATCAGGTGCTCGGCGGCGGGCCCACGATGCTGGGTCTGCTCTACGCAGCGCCGGCAGTGGGCGCCGTTATCGGGTCGTTGACGAGCGGATGGACCGGACGTGTTCAGCGCAACGGTGCAGCCATGCTGATATCGGTAGCCTTCATGCCGCTCGGGCTGGTAGTCCTCGGGGCGTCGGGTGCTGTGGTTCTCGCATTCCTCGGCCTGGCAGGCTTCGGACTCGGACGAGCGCTCAACGACATTTTGAGATTTGCGGTACTCCAACAGAACACACCCGACGAACTTCGTGGCCGGGTGTCGAGTCTGTGGATGGTGCAGGCCGTCACGGGCACTGCCATCGGATCTATGGCAGCCGGATTCCTCGGACAGTGGCTGGAACCGGGAACTGCACTGTTGGCCTTGGGTATTGCCGGTTCGGCTCTCGGACTGGTGCTGCTCGGGACGCTCGGTTCGGTACGTCGAGCAACGTCGGAAGTTGTCGAGATGGATCTTCGTGAAAGCCCGGTGCCGGTAGGCACGACACAGCAAGACAAGGAAGGCAGTTCATGA
- a CDS encoding alanine racemase yields the protein MTENTSLPIGWQHKAFGTDLHGLRSSDLEALGIPALDGGLLLPVMTLNREAISHNLDVMARFCADHDVDLAPHAKTTMSPELVRRQLEAGAWGMTAATVAQARILREFGVDTIIIASQVLDLAGIRWICDVQSTDPEFFVATLVDSIESVQLMERLIAQVSPSSRIRVLVELGYDSGRAGARTLEQALDVARAASQAPSLVLSGVEGFEGMMPGASVAARRISVDSYLSSARAFTEICLAENLFENNSTKASLPLVTFGGSAFHDQVVRKFAGDWAADNGVRVVLRSGCYITHDHGLYADTSPWANGPITLQAAVEVWGVVLSLPEPGRAILGFGRRDVGSDAGFPKVLWRRRDGSNRPARTLSITALNDQHAYVDVPEGFDVRVGDLLGCGISHPCTTFDKWSLIPEVDADYRVVGLVHTFF from the coding sequence ATGACCGAGAATACGAGCCTGCCGATCGGTTGGCAGCACAAAGCGTTCGGAACCGACCTCCACGGTCTGCGCAGTTCCGATCTCGAAGCGTTGGGGATTCCGGCTCTCGACGGCGGCCTCCTCCTCCCGGTAATGACGCTCAATCGTGAAGCGATCTCACATAATCTGGATGTCATGGCACGGTTCTGTGCCGACCACGACGTAGACCTTGCACCGCACGCCAAGACCACGATGAGTCCGGAGTTGGTTCGCCGACAACTCGAGGCCGGCGCGTGGGGAATGACCGCGGCAACTGTCGCCCAGGCTCGCATTCTCCGCGAGTTCGGCGTCGACACCATCATCATTGCGAGCCAGGTTCTCGACCTCGCGGGCATTCGATGGATCTGCGATGTGCAGTCGACGGACCCCGAATTCTTTGTTGCTACCCTGGTCGACTCGATCGAGAGCGTCCAGTTGATGGAGCGGTTGATCGCGCAAGTCTCACCGAGCAGCAGAATTCGCGTACTCGTCGAACTCGGCTATGACAGCGGCCGCGCCGGGGCGCGCACTCTCGAGCAAGCCCTCGACGTTGCCCGCGCAGCGTCACAGGCACCGTCTCTCGTCCTCAGCGGAGTCGAGGGTTTCGAGGGCATGATGCCGGGCGCTTCGGTGGCTGCCCGTCGCATCTCTGTAGATTCGTATCTGTCATCGGCCCGGGCATTCACGGAAATCTGCCTGGCAGAGAACCTGTTCGAGAACAACTCGACAAAAGCCTCGCTCCCCCTGGTTACCTTCGGCGGCAGTGCATTTCACGATCAGGTTGTCCGCAAGTTTGCCGGCGATTGGGCAGCCGACAACGGTGTGCGCGTCGTGCTGCGCAGTGGTTGTTACATCACCCACGACCACGGCCTTTACGCCGATACCTCACCCTGGGCAAATGGTCCGATTACTTTGCAGGCAGCCGTTGAGGTCTGGGGCGTTGTGCTCTCACTACCGGAGCCAGGCCGGGCGATCCTGGGCTTCGGTCGTCGCGACGTGGGTTCCGACGCGGGCTTTCCCAAAGTTTTGTGGCGACGGCGAGATGGCTCCAATCGACCAGCTCGGACACTGTCGATCACTGCCCTCAACGATCAGCATGCCTACGTCGATGTGCCCGAAGGATTCGACGTGCGGGTCGGTGATCTGCTGGGCTGCGGGATTTCGCACCCGTGCACCACTTTCGACAAGTGGTCATTGATTCCCGAGGTCGATGCGGACTATCGCGTCGTAGGATTGGTTCACACGTTCTTCTGA
- a CDS encoding lysoplasmalogenase, whose product MTKDTSLDNRITRLSDTMRSPWLIAFAIVAVAHLILNAADASPWDGITKVMLAPLLAAWVVADHGPRIVAAALIACAFGDLFLIWDDTFIVGMAAFAVGHICFIRFFISRGALAEVRRNPWVLIAYTAAAIALVCYTWSGLGDLMIPVPIYAAILVGTAATSLAYNRIAGLGGALFLASDAMILLGQADKWRPEPADIWIMTSYILALLLLTICILGRERQTSASRSRTTDARAGSAEQ is encoded by the coding sequence ATGACGAAGGATACGAGTCTCGACAACCGCATCACCCGACTATCCGACACGATGCGGAGCCCGTGGCTCATTGCCTTTGCCATTGTCGCCGTCGCGCACCTGATCCTCAATGCTGCGGACGCGTCACCGTGGGACGGCATCACCAAAGTTATGCTCGCTCCCCTACTGGCCGCCTGGGTTGTCGCCGATCACGGCCCGCGCATTGTCGCTGCAGCACTCATCGCCTGCGCCTTCGGCGATTTGTTCCTCATCTGGGATGACACATTCATCGTTGGCATGGCCGCCTTCGCCGTCGGCCACATCTGCTTCATCCGATTCTTCATCTCCCGCGGTGCACTGGCGGAAGTGCGCCGCAACCCGTGGGTTCTCATCGCCTATACGGCCGCGGCAATCGCGCTCGTTTGTTACACGTGGTCAGGATTGGGCGATCTCATGATCCCCGTCCCGATCTACGCTGCGATCCTCGTCGGCACGGCAGCAACGTCATTGGCTTACAACCGGATTGCAGGATTGGGCGGTGCACTGTTTCTCGCCTCGGACGCGATGATCCTACTGGGACAGGCGGACAAGTGGCGGCCTGAGCCCGCCGATATCTGGATCATGACCAGCTACATCCTCGCCCTGCTGCTCCTGACAATCTGCATCCTTGGCCGCGAACGTCAGACATCGGCGTCACGATCTCGAACCACCGATGCACGCGCGGGATCGGCTGAGCAATAG
- a CDS encoding NADH-quinone oxidoreductase subunit M: MVTQLAATETIANSGFPALTALWLLPLVGAAVVVALPARSHQLAKYVALAMSLAVLVIAVVLGSKFDRGGEQFQFVERHSWIPAFGTSYTLGLDGIALVLVLLTAVLVPLLLVAGWHDVPAVPLDTPDAEPRRLPHTYFALILVVESMVLVSFSALDVLLFYIFFEAMLIPMYFLIGGFGGANRSRAAVKFLLYNLLGGLVMLAAVIGLYVVTARAESPFSAGTFDFRAIATAAANGDLGVGPGVLNALFLGFMFAFAVKAPLWPLHSWLPDSAVESTPSTAVLMMAVVDKVGTFAMIRYCLQLFPESSATFAPWIIALAVVGIVYGAILAIGQTDIMRLIAYTSISHFGFIILGIFAMTSQSQAGSTLYMVNHGISTAALFLIAGFLVSQRGTRAIAAYGGVQKVAPVLAGTFLVAGLATLSLPGLAPFISEFLVLIGTYSRYHVAAIIATLALVLSAIYILWLYQRVMGGPEKEGSDKIRDLVRREIIVVAPLLALLLLLGIYPKPALDIITPAVSHTSVDHVPTPVTVDQVPTPLVTDANADGGAHK; this comes from the coding sequence GTGGTGACCCAACTAGCTGCGACCGAAACCATTGCGAACAGCGGCTTTCCGGCCCTGACTGCCTTGTGGTTGCTCCCCCTCGTGGGCGCCGCAGTGGTCGTCGCGCTGCCCGCCCGGTCGCATCAACTCGCCAAATACGTCGCGCTCGCAATGTCTTTGGCCGTACTGGTGATCGCGGTTGTTCTCGGAAGCAAATTCGACCGCGGCGGAGAACAGTTCCAGTTTGTCGAGAGGCACAGTTGGATTCCCGCCTTCGGAACCAGCTACACACTCGGATTGGACGGCATTGCACTGGTTTTGGTGCTCCTGACCGCAGTCCTGGTACCACTGCTCCTGGTTGCCGGTTGGCACGATGTTCCCGCGGTTCCGCTCGATACTCCGGATGCCGAGCCACGGCGCCTTCCGCATACCTACTTCGCGCTGATCCTTGTTGTCGAGTCGATGGTTCTGGTCTCGTTCAGCGCACTCGACGTGCTGCTCTTCTACATCTTCTTCGAGGCAATGCTGATCCCGATGTACTTCCTCATCGGCGGTTTCGGCGGAGCCAACCGATCGCGTGCCGCGGTGAAGTTCCTGCTGTACAACCTGCTCGGCGGCTTGGTCATGCTCGCGGCTGTCATCGGGCTCTACGTTGTCACGGCCCGTGCAGAAAGCCCGTTCAGCGCAGGCACTTTCGATTTCCGGGCGATCGCGACTGCTGCAGCAAACGGCGATCTGGGTGTCGGACCGGGGGTTCTCAACGCGTTGTTCCTCGGATTCATGTTCGCGTTTGCCGTCAAGGCGCCGCTCTGGCCACTGCACAGTTGGTTGCCTGATTCGGCGGTGGAATCCACGCCGTCCACTGCCGTTCTCATGATGGCAGTCGTGGACAAGGTCGGTACCTTCGCGATGATTCGCTACTGCCTGCAACTGTTCCCGGAGTCATCCGCAACTTTCGCTCCGTGGATCATCGCCCTCGCTGTCGTGGGAATTGTCTACGGCGCAATCCTGGCGATCGGGCAGACCGACATCATGCGACTCATCGCCTACACATCGATATCGCACTTCGGATTCATCATTCTCGGAATCTTCGCGATGACCAGTCAAAGCCAAGCCGGGTCGACGCTCTACATGGTCAATCACGGAATTTCGACGGCGGCACTGTTCTTGATTGCGGGTTTCCTTGTCTCGCAGCGAGGTACACGGGCAATCGCGGCGTACGGGGGCGTCCAGAAAGTCGCGCCGGTTCTGGCCGGCACCTTCCTGGTGGCCGGACTTGCAACGCTGTCCCTACCGGGCCTTGCACCGTTCATCAGTGAATTCCTGGTATTGATCGGCACGTACTCGCGCTATCACGTAGCCGCAATCATTGCGACGCTTGCACTAGTCTTGTCCGCGATTTACATCCTGTGGCTCTACCAGCGCGTGATGGGTGGACCCGAGAAGGAAGGGTCCGACAAGATTCGAGATCTGGTGCGCCGCGAAATCATCGTCGTGGCACCGTTGCTCGCGCTACTCCTCTTGCTTGGTATCTACCCCAAACCGGCTCTCGACATCATCACCCCTGCAGTCAGTCACACGTCCGTCGATCACGTTCCGACGCCTGTAACAGTCGATCAGGTTCCGACGCCGCTTGTCACTGATGCCAACGCCGACGGAGGTGCCCACAAATGA
- a CDS encoding TetR family transcriptional regulator, translated as MASVDPKSAMVDVAERLLGTHGVDAMSLRDVAIIAGQRNTSAVQYHFGGRDQLLIEVFRRRVMAMAEARSFLSPPR; from the coding sequence ATGGCATCTGTAGATCCCAAAAGCGCAATGGTCGATGTCGCGGAGCGACTCCTGGGAACCCACGGAGTCGACGCGATGTCGTTGCGAGATGTGGCAATCATTGCGGGCCAACGTAATACGTCCGCGGTGCAGTATCACTTCGGCGGACGCGATCAACTGCTGATCGAAGTGTTTCGTCGCCGCGTGATGGCAATGGCAGAGGCTCGATCGTTCCTTTCGCCCCCTCGTTAA
- the nuoN gene encoding NADH-quinone oxidoreductase subunit NuoN, producing the protein MSSFDNLTLLSEAANHSPSIEYGLLSPMLIVFGVAVAGVLVEAFAPRGLRYPVQLVLGVGGLAAAFVAVVLLAGTKSVAMMGSVAIDGPTLFLQGTILLVSIPAVLLVAERGSGNTVPESPNHDALGSFTPQASSVPGSVAEQEATKAGIAQTEVFPLTLFAVGGMLLFPASNDLLTMFVALEVFSLPLYLLCGLARRRRLLSQEAAMKYFLLGAFSSAFFVFGIAMLYGYAGTVDLAGIADAARIGTENDSFLWLGTALVAVGLLFKVGAVPFHSWIPDVYQGAPTPITSFMATATKIAAFGAILRIFYVALPNEYVNWRPLMWGVAILTMIVGSIVAVTQTDMKRMLAYSAIAHTGFILTGVVADSDAGLSATMFYLLAYGFSTVGAFAVVSLVRDADGEVAELSRWAGLGRRSPLIAAVFALFLLAFAGIPLTSGFIGKFAVFRAAAEGGAVPLVIVGVLCSAIAAYFYVRVIVLMFFTEPTEDAPTVVVPSALTSSVIGLGAGVTLILGILPQPALDLAERAAEFIR; encoded by the coding sequence ATGAGTTCCTTCGACAACCTGACGCTTCTCAGCGAAGCCGCCAACCATTCACCCAGTATCGAATACGGCCTGCTTTCGCCCATGTTGATCGTGTTCGGGGTAGCGGTAGCGGGAGTGCTGGTCGAAGCATTTGCACCACGAGGCCTGCGCTATCCGGTCCAACTGGTTCTCGGCGTCGGCGGATTGGCAGCAGCATTTGTTGCCGTCGTCCTGCTGGCGGGAACAAAGTCCGTGGCCATGATGGGTTCTGTTGCCATTGACGGCCCAACCCTGTTCTTGCAGGGCACAATTCTGCTGGTCTCGATTCCCGCAGTACTGCTTGTTGCTGAACGCGGATCGGGAAACACCGTCCCCGAATCGCCGAACCACGACGCTCTCGGAAGCTTCACACCGCAAGCATCGAGCGTCCCGGGAAGTGTTGCTGAGCAGGAAGCCACCAAGGCCGGGATAGCTCAGACCGAGGTTTTCCCACTCACTTTGTTCGCCGTAGGCGGGATGCTTCTGTTTCCTGCTTCCAACGACCTCCTGACGATGTTTGTTGCGCTCGAAGTGTTTTCGCTGCCGTTGTATCTGCTGTGCGGACTGGCGCGTCGACGCCGACTCCTGTCGCAGGAAGCTGCAATGAAATACTTTCTCTTGGGGGCGTTTTCGTCGGCGTTCTTCGTCTTCGGAATTGCGATGCTCTACGGATACGCGGGCACCGTCGATCTCGCCGGCATTGCCGACGCCGCACGCATCGGAACCGAAAATGACTCGTTCCTGTGGCTCGGTACGGCTCTCGTCGCAGTTGGCCTGCTGTTCAAAGTCGGTGCCGTGCCATTCCATTCGTGGATACCCGATGTGTATCAGGGTGCACCCACTCCGATCACCAGTTTCATGGCCACGGCCACCAAGATCGCGGCGTTCGGGGCCATACTGCGAATCTTCTACGTGGCACTGCCCAATGAGTATGTGAATTGGCGCCCCCTGATGTGGGGCGTCGCGATCCTCACGATGATTGTCGGATCGATTGTCGCCGTCACCCAGACCGACATGAAGCGGATGCTCGCCTACTCGGCTATCGCCCATACCGGATTCATCCTGACCGGCGTTGTCGCAGATTCCGATGCCGGACTGTCTGCGACGATGTTCTATCTCCTCGCCTACGGTTTCAGTACCGTGGGCGCGTTCGCCGTCGTAAGCCTTGTCCGGGACGCCGACGGAGAAGTTGCCGAACTCTCTCGCTGGGCCGGATTGGGTAGGCGCTCACCACTTATCGCGGCGGTGTTTGCACTGTTCCTTCTGGCCTTCGCCGGAATCCCCTTGACCAGTGGGTTTATCGGGAAGTTCGCAGTGTTCCGTGCGGCTGCGGAGGGCGGCGCCGTTCCTCTCGTGATCGTCGGCGTCCTGTGCAGCGCGATTGCCGCGTACTTCTACGTGCGTGTCATCGTGCTGATGTTCTTCACCGAACCAACGGAAGACGCACCCACCGTTGTTGTTCCGAGCGCTCTCACCAGTAGTGTCATCGGCCTCGGCGCCGGCGTCACTCTCATTCTCGGCATCCTCCCCCAGCCTGCTCTCGACCTGGCCGAGCGCGCTGCGGAGTTCATTCGCTGA
- a CDS encoding endonuclease/exonuclease/phosphatase family protein, protein MGSGDCLTPKGFTFTRIHPADDVIIDVYNLHTDAGSETRDMTARSANLDQLTRFIAARSAGNAVVVMGDTNSRYTRAGDSIAEFAAANGLRDGVDLRNRGQSLLP, encoded by the coding sequence ATCGGCAGCGGTGACTGCCTGACGCCCAAAGGCTTCACGTTCACCCGGATTCACCCGGCAGACGACGTAATCATCGACGTCTACAACCTGCACACCGATGCCGGATCTGAAACCCGTGACATGACGGCCCGGTCCGCCAACCTGGACCAACTCACCCGCTTCATCGCCGCGCGGTCCGCCGGCAACGCCGTTGTCGTCATGGGAGACACCAATAGTCGGTACACCCGAGCCGGCGACTCCATCGCCGAGTTCGCCGCGGCAAACGGCCTGCGAGACGGGGTGGATCTGCGAAACCGTGGACAAAGTCTTCTACCGTAG
- a CDS encoding class I SAM-dependent methyltransferase, whose translation MTTPTPSERTPSQWEEIVAVDSTHSTRYVERFRSMVAEGKDIVGEARLIDAMLGRGGRVLDAGCGPGRLGGYLHEAGHDVVGVDVDPVLIAAAEEDHSGPTWLVGDLAELDLPARAVAADFDVIVCAGNVVTFLAPSTRQTVLTRFTRHLSSTGRVVIGFGAGRDYEFSDFLADAEASGLTVDLLLETWDLRPFTENSGFLVAVFSRAN comes from the coding sequence ATGACTACACCGACGCCCAGTGAGCGCACCCCAAGCCAGTGGGAAGAAATTGTGGCCGTCGACTCGACACATTCCACGCGATATGTGGAGCGATTCAGGTCGATGGTGGCGGAAGGCAAGGACATCGTCGGTGAAGCTCGACTGATCGATGCGATGCTAGGCCGCGGCGGACGGGTTCTCGATGCAGGCTGCGGACCGGGCAGATTGGGCGGCTACCTGCACGAGGCCGGTCACGACGTTGTCGGTGTCGACGTCGATCCGGTGCTGATTGCCGCCGCCGAGGAAGATCATTCCGGGCCGACATGGCTCGTCGGCGATCTTGCCGAGTTGGATCTGCCCGCCCGCGCAGTTGCAGCCGATTTCGACGTCATCGTGTGCGCCGGCAACGTGGTGACCTTCCTGGCACCGTCAACCCGGCAGACCGTCCTGACCAGGTTCACCCGTCATCTCTCCTCGACCGGCCGGGTAGTCATCGGGTTCGGAGCCGGGCGAGATTACGAATTCTCGGACTTCCTTGCCGATGCCGAGGCAAGCGGACTGACCGTGGATCTACTGCTGGAGACCTGGGACCTGCGCCCCTTCACTGAAAATTCCGGCTTTCTGGTGGCTGTATTTTCGCGCGCGAACTGA
- a CDS encoding ABC transporter substrate-binding protein, which yields MKSTPPLATRSRRRPAAIAGLMIVALMAMVGCSSASSDEPAKADEPTTRVVQTDKGAVTVPASAERIVVLSGGLAGYLYALDAPVVATDTRVLGVTNLEGGFPPAWSDAAKKQGTTELPAGEQLSVEAVAAANPDLIIGGGQGVTSVQAEELYDKLTAIAPTVLVPRTVAAWDKQLEIVADAAGRSDQVPALMAAYDAKVKDVKGKIKVPAGNVVYILSLANNKPYLVPPTAALPAMLSELGFVADDVMTKAGNPQLFGSGDSFEVSPELLSQVADAPVAFVIPVSGRPMAELATDPLYSQLPSFKAGTTFELPATSYRPDYDGAMATLDLIGQTFG from the coding sequence ATGAAGTCCACACCACCGCTCGCGACACGGAGTAGGCGACGTCCCGCCGCTATCGCGGGACTGATGATCGTCGCACTCATGGCGATGGTCGGGTGCAGCAGTGCGTCATCGGACGAACCTGCCAAGGCAGACGAGCCCACGACGCGCGTAGTCCAGACCGACAAGGGTGCCGTCACAGTGCCGGCTTCGGCCGAGCGCATCGTGGTCCTCAGCGGCGGACTCGCCGGCTACCTCTACGCTCTCGACGCTCCGGTGGTTGCCACCGATACCCGCGTCCTCGGGGTGACCAACCTCGAGGGTGGATTCCCGCCGGCCTGGTCGGATGCAGCCAAGAAGCAGGGCACCACGGAACTTCCCGCTGGTGAGCAGCTCAGCGTCGAGGCCGTTGCCGCCGCCAACCCTGACCTGATTATCGGTGGTGGACAGGGTGTTACTTCTGTTCAGGCCGAGGAACTTTACGACAAGCTCACCGCTATCGCACCAACGGTTCTGGTCCCGCGGACCGTAGCCGCCTGGGACAAGCAGCTCGAAATCGTCGCCGACGCAGCGGGCCGTTCCGATCAGGTTCCCGCCCTCATGGCCGCCTACGACGCGAAGGTGAAAGACGTCAAGGGCAAGATCAAGGTTCCGGCCGGCAACGTCGTCTACATCCTCTCGCTTGCCAACAACAAGCCGTACCTCGTGCCGCCGACGGCAGCCCTGCCCGCAATGCTCAGCGAGCTCGGGTTTGTCGCCGACGACGTCATGACCAAGGCCGGTAACCCGCAGCTCTTCGGTTCGGGTGACTCGTTCGAGGTCAGCCCGGAACTGCTGTCGCAGGTTGCCGACGCACCGGTGGCGTTTGTCATTCCGGTGTCCGGACGTCCGATGGCAGAACTTGCCACCGATCCGCTGTACTCACAGTTGCCGTCCTTCAAGGCCGGTACGACGTTCGAGCTCCCCGCCACCAGCTACCGTCCTGACTACGACGGCGCAATGGCAACTCTCGATCTGATCGGTCAGACCTTCGGATGA
- a CDS encoding RGCVC family protein, whose product MASNPTDVSNSAEVSQSTAPQQDEGSTDSTPSCPACGHSLDSHDPLGIRFCAVTSDRNLDRKCICPDEHASQQHYTRY is encoded by the coding sequence ATGGCTTCGAACCCCACTGATGTGTCGAATTCCGCCGAAGTTTCTCAGTCAACTGCCCCCCAACAGGACGAGGGATCGACTGACTCGACGCCGTCCTGCCCGGCCTGTGGGCACAGTCTGGATTCCCACGATCCGCTCGGCATTCGATTCTGCGCCGTGACCTCGGACCGGAACCTTGACCGAAAGTGCATCTGCCCTGACGAGCACGCGAGCCAGCAGCACTACACCCGGTACTGA
- a CDS encoding siderophore-interacting protein, whose product MNRGDHLTTIAEVRAGASSAKVPYPIGIRELEVVRSTMVGSGLLRLTLAGPELAGFESHAPDEHVRLVYPDADGTVRLPERDGSGLKWPRPLPISREYTVRRYDAELGELDLDFALHSGGFASDWAIAATPGIRVHVAGPPGGVVVPWTYDRYLLAGDITALPAIARWLEMLPEAAAGWVFIEVTDASQQIELAAPEGVEVRWLHRGDVPAGHSDLLERAVRTVSVPEGERVYAWVSGEATSLKPIRRFVRDELGLNAGDHLITGYWKRGVADFDEDDDEPIPSASIGPVSLPDSHIPMQDQAKSTAIGK is encoded by the coding sequence ATGAACCGAGGAGACCACCTAACGACCATCGCCGAAGTTCGGGCCGGCGCCAGCAGCGCAAAGGTGCCGTACCCCATCGGTATTCGCGAACTCGAAGTTGTCCGCAGCACTATGGTCGGTTCCGGGTTGCTGCGCCTGACGCTGGCCGGTCCGGAGTTGGCGGGCTTCGAATCGCATGCCCCCGACGAGCACGTACGGCTGGTGTATCCGGATGCCGACGGCACCGTACGGTTGCCGGAGCGTGATGGCAGCGGCCTGAAGTGGCCTCGCCCACTTCCCATTTCACGTGAATACACCGTGCGGAGATACGACGCCGAACTGGGGGAGTTGGACCTCGACTTCGCGCTCCACTCCGGCGGGTTCGCCTCCGATTGGGCGATTGCGGCGACTCCCGGAATCCGGGTTCACGTGGCGGGTCCGCCTGGTGGCGTCGTAGTTCCGTGGACATACGACAGGTATCTGCTGGCCGGGGACATCACCGCATTGCCGGCGATTGCTCGTTGGTTGGAGATGCTTCCGGAAGCCGCCGCAGGATGGGTGTTTATCGAGGTCACTGATGCGTCGCAGCAGATCGAACTGGCCGCTCCCGAGGGCGTCGAGGTTCGATGGTTGCACCGCGGCGACGTTCCGGCTGGGCATTCCGACCTGCTCGAGCGCGCAGTTCGAACGGTGTCCGTGCCGGAAGGCGAGCGGGTCTACGCCTGGGTGTCGGGTGAGGCCACCAGCCTCAAGCCGATCCGACGGTTCGTACGCGACGAGCTCGGCTTGAACGCCGGTGACCACCTGATCACCGGCTACTGGAAGCGTGGAGTTGCTGACTTCGACGAGGACGACGACGAGCCCATACCTTCCGCCTCGATCGGCCCAGTATCGTTGCCGGACTCGCATATTCCGATGCAGGACCAGGCGAAGTCGACTGCTATCGGGAAGTGA